Proteins encoded by one window of Lathyrus oleraceus cultivar Zhongwan6 chromosome 1, CAAS_Psat_ZW6_1.0, whole genome shotgun sequence:
- the LOC127104740 gene encoding uncharacterized protein LOC127104740 gives MTPMIRPTVPVQIEIWAAGEETVHEGQIIGPLQNQDVESGVAGRNQMIMVNRHQDADQIVDQHRQEDLAVENNLTTIVERIMARNDMGATLQRPLYAFPLAEFILQAEAPRGMEVPKYTKFGGESGESTIEHVARYLTESGDLVHNECLRVKNFPSSLTKAAFTWSLKARCFTQVPEHELVQMAAGGLDYSIRKKINPTFVKSMSQLADRVRHLERLRLEKVRHNKSKKEKVAFVEYDATDPIREADYASSAEL, from the exons ATGACGCCAATGATTAGACCGACTGTTCCTGTGCAGATAGAGATATGGGCAGCGGGTGAGGAGACAGTCCACGAGGGACAAATCATTGGACCCCTTCAAAATCAAGACGTCGAATCAGGAGTCGCGGGACGTAACCAGATGATAATGGTTAACCGACACCAGGATGctgatcaaattgtcgatcaacaTCGACAGGAAGACTTGGCAGTAGAAAACAATTTGACAACTATTGTTgaaaggattatggctagaaaTGACATGGGTGCTACGTTACAAAGGCCATTATACGCCTTCCCGCTAGCTGAGTTTATTCTCCAAGCCGAGGCCCCCAGGGGGATGGAAGTGCCTAAGTACACTAAATTTGGGGGAGAGTCTGGTGAATCGACAATAGAGCACGTTGCCAGATACTTAACAGAGTCAGGGGATCTAGTTCATAATGAATGTTTGAGAGTAAAAAATTTCCCCTCCTCTCTGACCaaggctgccttcacatg GTCCTTAAAGGCTAGGTGTTTTACGCAAGTGCCAGAACATGAACTAGTTCAAATGGCTGCAGGAggtttagattattccattaggaagaagaTAAATCCCACTTTTGTGAAAAGTATGTCACAACTGGCCGATAGAGTTCGACATTTAGAACGGCTAAGGCTAGAAAAAGTTAGGCACAATAagtctaagaaagaaaaggtagCGTTTGTCGAATACGACGCGACAGACCCAATACGTGAGGCTGATTATGCTTCGTCGGCCGAATTATAA